A region of the Amycolatopsis sp. cg13 genome:
ACGCACCGGGCCGAGGACGCCAAGCTGCGCGAGGTCGTCGACGCCCGCAACACCCTCGACAGCGCCGTTTACCAGGTGGAGAAAAGCATCACCGAGCTCGGCGACGCGGTGCCGGTCAATGAAAAAGCCCGCGCGGAGAACCTTGCCGTGGACGCCCGGGACCTCCTCAAACAGGACGACCCGAGCCTGGAGAAGCTGCGGTCGATCACGTCGGAGCTCCAGCAGTTGTTCCACGGTCTGGCCGCGGTCGCGTCCACCGCAGGCGACACGACCGGCGCACATTCCACGGGTAACGGCGACGACGGTGACGACGTGGTCGACGCCGAATTCACCACCTCCTGATCGCCATGGAGAACAAGCAGCAAGAAGCACCTGAAGACAACACAGATGTCTCCTGGCTCCAGCAAAGGGTCGCCGAGCTGGAGAACAACTGGCGCACGGCGATGGCCGACCTGGACAACCTCCGCAAACGCACCGCGCGGGACACCGTCCAGGTGCGCCAGCAAGAACGCAAGCGGGCCGCCAAAGAACTGCTGACCGTGCTGGACAATTTGGACCTGGCCATCGGGCACGCCGAGGCAGACCCCAAGTCCATCGTCTCCGGCGTCGAGGCGGTGCGCGCACAGGCCGACACGGCGATGGCCAACCTCGGCTTCCCCCGGCACGCGGACGAGCAGGGGACTCCGTTCGATCCGCAGCTGCACGAGGCTGTGTCGGTCATTCCGGCGGTGGGCCTCGATCCCGGCACCGTGGTCGAGGTCGTGCGCCCCGGTTACGGCGACGCGGAGAACCAGTTGCGGCCCGCGGCGGTCGTGGTCGCGAAGGCGGATTGATGAGCGACAGCGAGGACTTTTACCAGCTGCTCGGCGTCTCCCGGACGGCGAGCCAGGACGAGATCCAGAAGGCGTACCGCAAACTCGCCCGCAAGTACCACCCGGACATCAACAAGGACCCGGGAGCTGAGGAGAAATTCAAGGCCGTTTCCGAGGCCTACGACGTGCTCTCCGAACCGGAGAAGCGCAAGCGCTACGACGCGTTCGGCAAGGACTTCCGGCAGGTTCCCCCGGACATGGACCCGGAAACCTACGCTCGCGCCAAGTCCGGCGGCGGTTTTCAAGGCGGTTTCCAGAGCGCCGAAGGAGTCAACTTCGAGGACCTCTTCGGCGGCATGTTCGGCGGCGGCTTCGGTCGCCAGCCGCGCGGCCCGATCCCCGGTGCCGACCAGGAAGCCGGGGTCGAAATCCGCCTGGACGAGGCCTTCC
Encoded here:
- a CDS encoding nucleotide exchange factor GrpE — encoded protein: MENKQQEAPEDNTDVSWLQQRVAELENNWRTAMADLDNLRKRTARDTVQVRQQERKRAAKELLTVLDNLDLAIGHAEADPKSIVSGVEAVRAQADTAMANLGFPRHADEQGTPFDPQLHEAVSVIPAVGLDPGTVVEVVRPGYGDAENQLRPAAVVVAKAD